One genomic segment of Rubeoparvulum massiliense includes these proteins:
- a CDS encoding MDR family MFS transporter — protein MLIRFRDLHPNIKIRIIQTFVSRFVGTLVFPFMAIYLSAHFGKSLTGILLLFNIIIGMLVGFYGGYYSDKFGRKKIMVTAETIRFTAFVVMAFANSPFFYSAIITFLMMTVNSICWGLANPASQAMLIDVSTPEQRKFMYSISYWANNLSMAIGGAIGAFLFEDYFFELLICLSVGAFISLLMIAFFIKESHAPASAELKEKKTKQDVIREIFNNYTVVAKDKIFMIFVLASMLILSLEMHLTNYIAIRLEEGMPVQRMFNWEISGVNMLGILRTENTILVVLLAALILRTIKGLDDRKVLYAGVFLFTAGYSLLTFMNNIWVLVIVMLFVTIGELMRVPVEQSYLASIPPDNARSSYMAVNGMTFNGSMVIASLSVTLGAWLPPMVMATLFFATGMVGIYLYRSIMPELEQRRNGEVSSF, from the coding sequence ATCCTTATCCGTTTTCGTGATCTACATCCTAATATCAAAATTCGTATTATTCAAACCTTTGTAAGTCGTTTTGTGGGGACCTTGGTCTTCCCATTCATGGCCATCTACCTATCTGCTCATTTTGGTAAGTCGTTAACTGGGATTCTACTCCTATTCAACATTATTATTGGAATGTTAGTGGGCTTTTATGGCGGTTATTATTCAGACAAATTTGGACGAAAAAAAATCATGGTGACAGCAGAGACCATCCGTTTTACTGCCTTCGTTGTGATGGCATTTGCCAATTCACCATTCTTTTATTCTGCTATCATCACGTTCTTGATGATGACGGTGAACTCCATTTGCTGGGGACTTGCCAATCCAGCTTCTCAAGCCATGCTAATTGATGTAAGTACACCAGAACAACGGAAATTTATGTACTCGATCTCCTATTGGGCTAATAATCTGTCCATGGCCATAGGAGGGGCAATTGGGGCATTTCTTTTTGAGGATTACTTTTTCGAGCTTTTAATCTGCTTGTCTGTGGGTGCTTTCATCTCCTTGCTTATGATCGCATTCTTTATCAAGGAGAGCCATGCACCTGCCAGCGCTGAATTGAAGGAAAAGAAAACAAAACAGGATGTCATTAGAGAGATTTTTAATAATTATACCGTAGTTGCAAAGGATAAGATCTTCATGATCTTCGTGCTAGCCAGTATGCTGATCTTAAGCCTGGAAATGCATCTTACGAATTATATTGCCATTCGCTTAGAAGAGGGAATGCCTGTCCAAAGGATGTTCAATTGGGAGATTAGTGGGGTAAATATGCTAGGGATTCTACGTACAGAGAATACGATTTTGGTTGTCTTACTGGCTGCGTTGATTTTACGTACGATCAAGGGATTGGATGATCGAAAGGTGCTTTATGCTGGCGTTTTCCTTTTTACAGCAGGGTATTCTCTGCTCACATTTATGAATAATATCTGGGTATTGGTCATCGTCATGCTCTTTGTAACCATAGGTGAGCTGATGCGAGTTCCTGTTGAGCAATCCTATTTAGCTAGCATTCCTCCTGATAATGCAAGAAGCTCCTACATGGCTGTCAATGGCATGACCTTCAATGGGAGTATGGTGATCGCATCGTTGTCTGTTACATTGGGGGCATGGCTACCTCCTATGGTGATGGCAACACTCTTTTTTGCCACAGGAATGGTGGGGATCTATCTATATCGTTCCATCATGCCTGAGCTGGAGCAGCGTAGAAATGGAGAAGTCTCATCTTTTTAA